One region of Triticum aestivum cultivar Chinese Spring chromosome 6B, IWGSC CS RefSeq v2.1, whole genome shotgun sequence genomic DNA includes:
- the LOC123138008 gene encoding fatty acid desaturase DES2 isoform X1, whose protein sequence is MPLSCASRTRVNIMGAGGRMTEKEREKQEQLGRANGGAAYQRSPTDKPPFTLGQIKKAIPPHCFQRSIIKSFSYVVHDLVIVAALLYAALVWIPTLPTVLQLGAWPLYWIVQGCVMTGVWVIAHECGHHAFSDYSLLDDTVGLVLHSWLLVPYFSWKYSHRRHHSNTGSLERDEVFVPKQKEALAWYTPYIYNNPVGRLVHIVVQLTLGWPLYLALNASGRPYPRFACHFDPYGPIYNDRERAQIFISDVGVLAVSLALLKLVSSFGFWWVVRVYGVPLLIVNAWLVLITYLQHTHPALPHYDSTEWDWLRGALATMDRDYGILNRVFHNITDTHVAHHLFSTMPHYHAMEATKAIKPILGEYYQFDPTPVAKATWREAKECIYVEPEDRKGVFWYSNKF, encoded by the exons ATGCCCCTGTCGTGCGCCAGCAGAACTAGAGTAAA CATCATGGGTGCCGGCGGCAGGATGACGGAGAAGGAGCGGGAGAAGCAGGAGCAGCTCGGCCGCGCCAACGGCGGCGCAGCCTACCAGCGCTCGCCCACGGACAAGCCGCCGTTCACGCTGGGTCAGATCAAGAAGGCAATCCCGCCTCACTGCTTCCAGCGTTCGATCATCAAGTCCTTCTCCTACGTGGTCCATGACCTGGTCATCGTCGCGGCTCTGCTGTACGCGGCGCTGGTTTGGATCCCTACCCTCCCGACCGTGCTGCAGCTGGGCGCCTGGCCGCTCTACTGGATCGTGCAGGGCTGCGTCATGACCGGCGTCTGGGTCATCGCAcacgagtgcggccaccatgcctTCTCCGACTACTCGCTGCTCGACGACACCGTCGGCCTGGTGCTCCACTCGTGGCTGCTCGTCCCCTACTTCTCGTGGAAGTACAGCCACCGTCGCCACCACTCCAACACCGGGTCGCTGGAGCGTGACGAGGTGTTCGTCCCCAAGCAGAAGGAGGCGCTGGCGTGGTACACCCCCTACATCTACAACAACCCCGTCGGCCGCCTGGTGCACATCGTCGTGCAGCTCACCCTCGGGTGGCCGCTGTACCTGGCGCTCAACGCCTCAGGCCGCCCGTACCCGCGGTTTGCCTGCCACTTCGACCCCTACGGCCCGATCTACAACGACCGGGAGCGTGCTCAGATTTTCATCTCGGATGTCGGCGTGCTGGCCGTGTCCCTCGCCTTGTTGAAGCTCGTGTCGTCGTTCGGGTTCTGGTGGGTGGTGCGGGTCTACGGCGTGCCGCTGCTGATCGTGAACGCGTGGCTGGTCCTGATCACCTACCTGCAGCACACCCACCCGGCGCTGCCGCACTACGACTCGACGGAGTGGGACTGGCTGCGCGGGGCGCTCGCCACCATGGACCGCGACTACGGCATCCTCAACCGCGTGTTCCACAACATCACAGACACGCACGTGGCGCACCACCTCTTCTCCACCATGCCGCACTACCACGCCATGGAGGCCACCAAGGCGATCAAGCCCATCCTCGGCGAGTACTACCAATTCGACCCCACCCCCGTCGCCAAGGCCACATGGCGCGAGGCCAAGGAGTGCATCTATGTCGAGCCCGAGGACCGCAAGGGGGTCTTCTGGTACAGCAACAAGTTCTAG
- the LOC123138008 gene encoding fatty acid desaturase DES2 isoform X2, whose amino-acid sequence MGAGGRMTEKEREKQEQLGRANGGAAYQRSPTDKPPFTLGQIKKAIPPHCFQRSIIKSFSYVVHDLVIVAALLYAALVWIPTLPTVLQLGAWPLYWIVQGCVMTGVWVIAHECGHHAFSDYSLLDDTVGLVLHSWLLVPYFSWKYSHRRHHSNTGSLERDEVFVPKQKEALAWYTPYIYNNPVGRLVHIVVQLTLGWPLYLALNASGRPYPRFACHFDPYGPIYNDRERAQIFISDVGVLAVSLALLKLVSSFGFWWVVRVYGVPLLIVNAWLVLITYLQHTHPALPHYDSTEWDWLRGALATMDRDYGILNRVFHNITDTHVAHHLFSTMPHYHAMEATKAIKPILGEYYQFDPTPVAKATWREAKECIYVEPEDRKGVFWYSNKF is encoded by the coding sequence ATGGGTGCCGGCGGCAGGATGACGGAGAAGGAGCGGGAGAAGCAGGAGCAGCTCGGCCGCGCCAACGGCGGCGCAGCCTACCAGCGCTCGCCCACGGACAAGCCGCCGTTCACGCTGGGTCAGATCAAGAAGGCAATCCCGCCTCACTGCTTCCAGCGTTCGATCATCAAGTCCTTCTCCTACGTGGTCCATGACCTGGTCATCGTCGCGGCTCTGCTGTACGCGGCGCTGGTTTGGATCCCTACCCTCCCGACCGTGCTGCAGCTGGGCGCCTGGCCGCTCTACTGGATCGTGCAGGGCTGCGTCATGACCGGCGTCTGGGTCATCGCAcacgagtgcggccaccatgcctTCTCCGACTACTCGCTGCTCGACGACACCGTCGGCCTGGTGCTCCACTCGTGGCTGCTCGTCCCCTACTTCTCGTGGAAGTACAGCCACCGTCGCCACCACTCCAACACCGGGTCGCTGGAGCGTGACGAGGTGTTCGTCCCCAAGCAGAAGGAGGCGCTGGCGTGGTACACCCCCTACATCTACAACAACCCCGTCGGCCGCCTGGTGCACATCGTCGTGCAGCTCACCCTCGGGTGGCCGCTGTACCTGGCGCTCAACGCCTCAGGCCGCCCGTACCCGCGGTTTGCCTGCCACTTCGACCCCTACGGCCCGATCTACAACGACCGGGAGCGTGCTCAGATTTTCATCTCGGATGTCGGCGTGCTGGCCGTGTCCCTCGCCTTGTTGAAGCTCGTGTCGTCGTTCGGGTTCTGGTGGGTGGTGCGGGTCTACGGCGTGCCGCTGCTGATCGTGAACGCGTGGCTGGTCCTGATCACCTACCTGCAGCACACCCACCCGGCGCTGCCGCACTACGACTCGACGGAGTGGGACTGGCTGCGCGGGGCGCTCGCCACCATGGACCGCGACTACGGCATCCTCAACCGCGTGTTCCACAACATCACAGACACGCACGTGGCGCACCACCTCTTCTCCACCATGCCGCACTACCACGCCATGGAGGCCACCAAGGCGATCAAGCCCATCCTCGGCGAGTACTACCAATTCGACCCCACCCCCGTCGCCAAGGCCACATGGCGCGAGGCCAAGGAGTGCATCTATGTCGAGCCCGAGGACCGCAAGGGGGTCTTCTGGTACAGCAACAAGTTCTAG